Proteins from a genomic interval of Pecten maximus chromosome 13, xPecMax1.1, whole genome shotgun sequence:
- the LOC117340368 gene encoding uncharacterized protein LOC117340368: MASAVINIEDFTLITSIQDRIETLHGISVHTIDSLAGCSALCLIKGNCWSLFYNFVTQVCRLNKSPFLAVSETTGQAGFHHYSREYCKGPIPAIPGTTQTFSFVNGIPAVTFACITGAIYISGNKEMTCELGTLQWNTATVVCRDLAPYTALGYTEVCGTESVLKFVGNKVNFDAAKGNCAGGGGHLARPRNTVRWTCLKDYAYTKGVGVHVWMDITDRAQEGVLAFSDNTLVPLPYHWLPGEPLAATKHSADCVAIWPNHRQWDDLPCGNVAFFICEIEL; the protein is encoded by the exons ATGGCTAGTGCCGTCATAAATATAGAGGATTTTACACTCATTACGAGTATACAGGACAGAATAGAGACACTTCACGGAATTTCTGTCCACACAATCGACTCGCTGGCTGGGTGTTCAGCTCTGTGTCTGATCAAGGGAAACTGTTGGTCACTGTTTTACAATTTCGTGACCCAAGTCTGTCGCCTAAATAAAAGTCCTTTTCTGGCTGTTAGTGAAACGACAGGTCAAGCTGGATTTCACCATTACAGTCGAG AGTACTGTAAAGGACCTATTCCGGCTATTCCTGGTACCACACAGACATTTTCCTTTGTAAATGGAATACCAGCTGTCACTTTTGCCTGCATCACAGGCGCCATCTACATCAGCGGAAACAAGGAGATGACCTGTGAGCTTGGGACGCTACAGTGGAATACTGCTACTGTCGTCTGCCGAG ACTTGGCACCCTACACAGCATTGGGTTATACAGAAGTTTGTGGCACAGAGTCTGTTCTCAAGTTTGTCGGAAATAAGGTGAATTTCGATGCAGCAAAAGGAAATTGTGCGGGTGGCGGCGGCCATCTTGCAAGACCACGAAATACTGTCCGTTGGACTTGCCTTAAAGACTATGCTTACACAAAAG GTGTAGGAGTACACGTGTGGATGGACATCACAGACAGGGCTCAGGAAGGCGTGTTAGCTTTCTCGGACAACACTCTGGTCCCACTACCTTATCATTGGCTACCCGGTGAACCATTGGCTGCAACGAAACACAGTGCAGACTGTGTCGCCATATGGCCAAACCATAGACAATGGGACGATTTGCCTTGTGGCAATGTGGCATTCTTCATATGTGAAATAGAACTGTAG